One Neoarius graeffei isolate fNeoGra1 chromosome 19, fNeoGra1.pri, whole genome shotgun sequence genomic region harbors:
- the LOC132868104 gene encoding E3 SUMO-protein ligase ZBED1-like yields the protein MVPFQTVERGGFKDMVKTLDQRYVVPSRKYFTEVEMPKLHDEIRGQVEQELRHIKHYATTTDLCKCLQTSYFPDDHTGELIAQGLREALESWGLDKELQVCITTDNGANVVKAVELNDWIRLQCFGHRLHLAIEASVKIPEIERAVGVCKKIVSAFSYTHKRRKALAKAQAELHLPHHRLITETPTRWGSWQQMIARVLEQEKAIAQVLKEDKKTRHLLPTWQDLDGLESVNKALSPLVEFTDALSGEDYVSVSYLKPVLHVFNTTVLAATEDDTKVTKRIKGGILQYLNDKYDDPATDDLLDMVSLVDPRFKMAYIADHRKDYLKTKAMAEMQALLEKQTQAQTSSTQASSTQASSSTHSPTHSSTGPAAAEVVEAKRMKRSLGSFFKKESIPGPAALPDREAIDIELQSYLQALEANPLDWWRLHEANFPRVASLARRYLCIPATSAPSERAFSTGGNIVTCHRAVLKPENVDRLVFLA from the exons ATGGTACCCTTTCAGACAGTGGAAAGAGGAGGCTTTAAAGATATGGTGAAGACGCTTGATCAACGCTACGTAGTTCCAAGCCGCAAATATTTCACTGAAGTGGAAATGCCTAAACTGCATGACGAAATCCGAGGTCAAGTGGAGCAGGAGCTCCGCCACATTAAACATTACGCAACCACCACGGATTTGTG CAAATGTCTGCAGACATCTTATTTCCCTGACGACCACACAGGGGAATTGATTGCCCAGGGTCTCAGGGAAGCTCTGGAGTCGTGGGGACTCGACAAGGAGCTGCAAGTTTGCATCACGACTGACAACGGTGCTAATGTTGTGAAAGCGGTCGAGTTGAACGATTGGATACGCCTCCAGTGCTTTGGCCACAGGCTTCACCTGGCCATCG AGGCGAGTGTGAAGATACCAGAGATTGAGCGTGCAGTTGGGGTGTGCAAGAAGATTGTCAGTGCATTTTCTTACACACACAAGAGGAGGAAGGCATTGGCCAAAGCTCAGGCTGAGCTACACCTGCCTCATCATCGCCTCATCACAGAGACTCCAACAAGATGGGGGTCGTGGCAACAGATGATCGCACGAGTGCTGGAGCAAGAGAAAGCCATTGCACAGGTCCTCAAAGAGGATAAAAAAACCAGGCACCTGCTTCCAACTTGGCAGGACCTTGATGGCTTGGAGTCAGTGAACAAGGCCCTGAGTCCACTCGTGGAGTTTACTGATGCACTGTCTGGTGAAGACTACGTCAGTGTGTCATATCTAAAACCGGTGCTTCATGTCTTCAATACCACGGTTCTGGCTGCCACAGAGGATGACACAAAAGTAACAAAGCGTATAAAGGGAGGCATTTTGCAATACTTAAATGACAAGTATGATGATCCTGCCACTGATGACCTGCTAGATATGGTCTCCCTGGTCGATCCACGCTTCAAGATGGCATACATCGCAGACCACCGCAAAGACTATCTCAAAACAAAAGCAATGGCAGAAATGCAGGCCCTTTTGGAGAAACAGACACAAGCACAAACATCATCCACGCAAGCATCATCCACGCAAGCATCATCATCCACACATTCACCAACACATAGCAGCACAGGGCCTGCAGCTGCAGAAGTTGTGGAGGCCAAGCGGATGAAGCGCAGCCTGGGCAGCTTTTTCAAAAAGGAATCCATTCCTGGCCCAGCTGCTCTCCCTGACAGAGAAGCCATTGACATTGAGCTACAAAGCTACCTGCAGGCCCTGGAGGCCAACCCGTTAGACTGGTGGAGGCTGCACGAGGCAAATTTTCCAAGAGTGGCAAGCCTGGCACGGAGGTACCTGTGTATTCCGGCCACCAGTGCACCATCAGAAAGGGCATTTAGCACTGGTGGCAATATTGTTACATGCCACAGAGCTGTACTAAAGCCTGAGAATGTGGACAGGCTTGTCTTCCTGGCATAA